The genomic segment tagtaattacaaaaataaataaaatgcttccaATGAAGAATAAGTGACGTCAGTATTTCCTGGACTCCACTGGAAATTAAATAGAAGAGTTGTACATTTATTGAAACATACAAATGGGGGAGGTTTGTTGAGCAACTTCAATGACTTATAAATCCAATAAATTTCATAtacttgtaattttaatttggtgATACAATGCTCCCAGTGGCTTAGTAGAAAGAGTGTTACTCAAGGAACTAGATGACAGGGTTCTAGTTCCAGCTCTGCTTTTAAGTGGCTCTATGATCTTAGTCACTTCCCAGAACTTCTTTTTATCTGTCAAATAAAGGCATGCAGAAGTGATCTCTAGGGTCCCTTAGAGTGattctgttattctttttttttttttttttttttttttaggcggagtttcgctcttgttaccctggctggagtgcaatggcgcgatctcagctcaccgcaacctccgcctcctgggttcaggcaattctcctgcctcagcctcctgagtagctgggattacaggcacgtgccaccatgcccagctaattttttgtatttttagtagagatggggtttcaccatgttgaccaggatggtctcgatctctcgacctcgtgatccacctgcctcggcctcccaaagtgctgggattacaggcttgagccaccgcgcccggctgtgattCTGTTATTCTTAAGTTACATGTTGTATACTGGGTATTTGGGTGTATTCCAAACTCGATTGTTTTCACCatagatttttcatttctttgtctccTGGACCTTGTATAAAGCTTTGTAAAGAGTTACTAAGTCAAtgttaagagaaagaaatttttttatatatgacCTTGGTGGTAATCAATAGTAAATGCTCAGAAATGTGGAggctataaaaacaaacaacatgaAAGAGTGATCATACTCTTCCCTGatgtttcaaatttttcatacaaaatatttaatgaagtggaaaaaggcaaaaacaaaaaatgctcattatatgttaatggaaaaaaacacaaagaggCCTATATTTTCCAATCAAAAGTCTCAGGTGAGATAACAGATTTTTAGCTAAGTTTCTTAGCACTGTGTAAATTTAAAATCATCAGCAATATTTGTTATGAAGAGCCACTGAGCTGCTAATAACATATGGTTGCTTCAATTTCTTAGTTCCTGACTAAAGGCTAACTTACTAAAAAATCTACAGCAATCTAACTTACTATAAATCTACATTTATACAGGAAGATTCATCTGCCCTTTCTGTAGGTTAAAAAGCAAATTATCATATCTTATGTGAATGGAAAGTAGTCAGGTAACCTATattaggaattttattttaatttttaaatactaagtGAACTGCCTTTGAGATTATTTTATACTCAGgctacatataattattttaaaacttttaaaaaaaagttttaataaacTAGGATGAAGAAGTTTTCCTGAAATACACTTAGAAAACTTCTTGCACAGATGTGTATGAAACTAGGTCTACAGCATATATAATGAAGTCAACACAAAAGACACAGTACTCAGTATCACAAAGCTGAGGATGTCACTGACCAGACAACTCAGCAGATGTATTTAAGATATGCTTCTCTCTGCATAAAAGTAAGGGAGTTTTTAATGGCTTTCCCttgacttactttctttttttttgagacggagttttcgctcttgttacccaggctggagtgcaatggcgcgatctcggctcaccacaacctccgcctcctgggttcaggcaattctcctgcctcagcctcctgagtagctgggattacaggcacgcgccaccacgcccagctagttttttgtatttttagtagagacggggtttcaccatgttgaccaggatggtctcgatctcttgacctcgtgatccacccgcctcggcctcccaaagtgctgggattacaggcttgagccaccgcgcccggcttccctTGACTTTCTATGCTAGAGGACACAGCAgggacaaagaaagaaacagtacCCTTGCCCTCTTGGCTAGTGGTCAGATGTAAGGAAATTTTTTCCTACCTGTTCCAAGGAGCTAGCTTGATTCAGCCACAGGGTGGACTTTCCGATGCTGGATTAGGTTGCAGTGGTAAATGAAGTtcttgccacattcttcacattcataaggtctctctccagtatgaattctctgatgctTAATGAGGACTGAACGTCGACTAAAACTCTTACTGCACTGATTACACTGGTAAGGTTTCTCCCCAGTGTGAATTCTGAGGTGATGGAAAAGGCCGGCGTTCTGactaaaggctttgccacaaACACTGCACTGGTAGCGCTTCTCCCCAGTGTGCAGTCTCTGGTGCTGGAATAGGCCTGACCGCTGGCTGAAGGCCCTCCCACACTCGGCACATTCATAAGGCTTCTCACCTGTGTGTGTTCTCTGGTGCTCAATAAGAATGGAATTCTGGGTGAAGCTTTTTCCACATTCACTACAGATATAGGGTCTCTCCACTGAAGAGCTCACCCTTTGCTTTTCCAGTCTGCCCTCATGGTCACAGATATCTCCATACTCAGGCATCTGAGTAATATTACCATTCAGTTTTCCAGGAACTTGTACAAGAGATTTCACTTCCTGAGAAATCTCCTTCTTTGGGGCTAACTCCACATTCCAAGTCCCAGCCTTGCcatctaaaataatgataacatgAAAGATAACATGAAGTATGAAAGATAACATGTTATctttcaaaagacaaaagaaaaaaagtggccAGGAGAATGGGTGGAAGGGGACAAGTAGCcactttttctgtttatttttttcagtctaaAACTATTATACCCAGAGCTCAGGGAAAAGATGCACTGTATTATAACTGCTTACTTAATTGTCTGCCTCTCCCACTAGACTGTAAACTTCATGGGAACAGGGACCACATCTGCCTTGTTTATCACTGTACCCCTGGTACCTGGCATAGTGCCTGGCGTACAGCAGACACTAAATAAACGTGTTGAATTGATAAATATTCAGAGAATGAGGTAGGCTCTCTGAGGAAATTCTAATCCTCACCCATCTCCTGAACTGGGCACACCTCTCGCAAATTATACTGACGTTGCTCTTCTAAGGCTTGGAATTGGCCATTTGACGACTCCTGAGCTGATCTTGGAGTTGCCTTCTCCTTTACAAACTCTTCCTCGTCATAAGCATGGGTCAGGACCTGGTGGAAATCAAGAACAGTTGGGAACCAAATATCAGAGAGAACACTGCAAGGAAGCCTTCTCAGGGCCACTGGATAGAAACGAAGGACCAAGAAGTTggcaaagaaaaagcagaggcACAGAGTTTAAAAGCCTACAGAAGATCAAGTCTGGCATGAAAAAAATCCTCTTCCTGTTACACTGAAATCCCATACTTGTTCTTACAGATAAAAACACCTGTTCTCCTGTCTTCTCACCTGCTCTCCTGGTTCATCCAGCTCTCTCTCCAAATCCTCCAGCACAGTCACTGCCTCCTCTCCACTCAGAGGGCggtgctctctcacccaggcctGGAGCTCCTCAGGCAGGATAGTCAGGAACTGCTCCAGCACCAGCAGCTCCAGGATCTGCTCCTTCGTGTGCATCTCTGGTCTCAGCCACTGATGGCAGAGCTCCTGGAGTCTTCGAAGAGCCTCCCGGGGCCCAGGGGTCTCCTGATAGCAGAACTGCCTGAAGCGTCGACGAAAGATCTCTCTAGTATGAGGGTTATTTCTTGACAGGCCTGATTCTGGCCCAAAGGAgtgttcctcctcttcctcctttacCTTCACTGCCAGAAGTCCTTCCTGCATCTCTGCAGTCTGAAGGGTCAAGGTTATGGACATCAAAGGTTTAACTATTCAGAAAAAGAATCTATTCTTGGTAATTCTCCCTTGGTCTTTTCTTCTGGAAACCCCGAGATCTAGACaataatttgcaaagaaaaaaatataaaaatgcagaaaacctCAGGACAAGGAGGGACTGGAGTATTTATACTAAAATCAGCCACTTTGACTCATAAAGAAGGAACATCAAAATACTAATAGTAGatactttggccgggcgcggtggctcaagcctgtaatcccagcactttgggaggccgaggcgggtggatcatgaggtcgagagatcgagaccatcctggtcaacatggtgaaaccccgtctctactaaaaatacaaaaaatcagctgggcctggtggcgcgtgcctgtaatcccagctacttaggaggctgaggcaggagaattgcctgaacccaggaggcggaggttgcggtgagccgagatcgcaccattgcactccagcctgggtaataagagcgaaactctgtctcaaaaaacaaaacaaaacaaaacaaaacaaaaaaactagtagATACTTTGGACATACAAATCCAGataatagaagaaaaacagaaatggaagaaacaaaaactcCTATGGTTTACTAAATGAAGATACTGTTTCAGTCATCCTGAATGAAACAGCTCAAATCAGCTTGAGTATACTGGGTTTCAACTTGAATGGCAAAATTCTAAATTCAGGGCAAATTTTAGCTGTATGAGGGTAAATAAGCACTTTGGGTCCAAGTGGTCACAGATGACACCAAGaattaaggagaaaaaggaaatgaggatGGAGGGAAagtaaagaagataaaaagaaggTTAAGCAATGCCCTTAGAGAGGAGAGGCAGAGTCCCTCCAATCATGGGAGGGATGGAGGAGAGAGACCTAGGTTTAACACGTGGAAGGTACTGGGCTGAGAAATCATCCTGCTGGTATTCCCTCCAAAGTCTTGGGCTTCCTGTTTTGAGCCTTGGTCTCTTCGTTCTATAAAATAGGAATCCTAAAACCAACACTGCATATCTTTCTAGGTTCATACAAagataaaatgaggataatgagcACAAAGAAGCTGGGTGCTTAGTAAACTCTAAAGTGGTAATactgttgttatttttcttgtgttattgtaagattaaataaatatcttagtGGTTTAAGcgctaaggcaaaagaatcaaAGTAGTTGACTATAGTGGTCTAGGCtcagatatattaaaatgaatgaaatactgattCTAGTACTTTAAAACAGGAGTAGAATTTGAGCTTTTTCTTGCCCTTTaatttcttggaatttttttctctttgaagctACTTGAAGGTAGAGAGTGggcaattttatataaaataaaattactgctaataaaaagacaaatgtctATGactcctgaggtcgggagtttgagaccagccaggccaacatgacgacaccctgtctctactaaaaaatacaaaaattagctgagcgtggtggcacgtgcctgtaatcccagctactgaggaggctgaggctggagaatcacttgaacccaggaggcggagattgtggtgagccaagatcatatcactatactccagcctgggtgacagagcgagactctgtctcaaaagaaaaaacaaaataaaaacaaacaaacttatgAGCAATCTTAACTAGGATAGTACTTAATGAAGgcaattttctgaaagaaaaacaattatgtgGCCCAATGATTTCTAAGCACCATTTGAAGCAgagacttttaaacttttttgaccAGGACccttattaagaaatattttgtattataacCCAGAACATACATGCACATTCATGTGAGTGTATGTTTGTGCATTTATGAGATatacaaataactgaaataataattTCACAAAACAATATGTATGCTTGCTCTATATAGTgacatagaattattttttaaacctatttCATTGAAAGATAAAAAAGCTTGGGAACAGATTTTATGACccacaaatgaaaaataacctgtagaataaaatatttttaattataagaagATTATTTTAATCCATTGCAAAAATAACCCTACACTATTCTGTTTGTTTgggttctttgttgttgttgtttgtttgttttgagacagagtctcactctgtcacccaagctggagtgcaatggcacgatcttggctcactgcaacctctgcctcctgggttcaagcaattttcctgcctcagccttctgagtagctgggattacaggtgaccgcgaccacgccaggctaatttttgtatttttagtagagatgatgtttcaccacgttggccaggctggtcttgaactcctgacctcagatgatccacccaccttggtctcctaaagtgctgggattacaggcatgagccactgtgcccagcaaccCTACACTGTTCTTAGGTATTGACATGGATTGTGAAATTAAATAACTAAGGATATGGTATTTTTTTAGCCTGCTCTCATGCTGCTAAAAAAAGAtatacccaagattgggtaaatttataaaggaaaaaggtttaattgactcactgttcagcagggctggggaggcctcaggaaactaacaatcatggtggaaggggacgCAAACATGTCCTTTTTCAAATGGCAGCAGCAGGGAGAAGCGCCgaggaaagagggaaaagccctttataaaaccatcagctgtcatgagaactcactcactatcaagagaacagtgTGAAGGTACCTGCCCCGaaattaaattacctcccaccaggtccctcccacaacacatggggattatgggaacttgggaactataattcaggatgagatttagctggggacacagccaaaccatgtcaggtATTTAAATTACAAGTGAACACTGATCATATTACAACTAGAAGAAAAGTTAGATTCATATTGTGATTATTAGTTATATTTATCAAAGGGCAAAAAGCTACTGGCATGGGACAGCATCCTGGATAACCTGCACACGTAATCCTCTCCATAAAGTTCTGAGATCTTTGGTTTGGTTGCCTTTTATAATCACTACCCCAGAAACTGTACAGAGAATTTTTCTCTAAAGACAGAATCCTCAAATTCATGTTTTCCCGCACTTTtattccccttcccccttcccccttccctccttttcccctcccttccttttttccttttctttccctcccttcctctctttctttctgagatggagtctcgccctgtcgcccaggctggagtgcaatggtgcagtctcggctcactgcaacctgcctcctaggtttaaatgattctcttgcctcagcctcccgagtagctgggattacagggactcGCCACAAAGcccagctgttttgttttgttttgttctgagacggagtttcgctcttgttacccaggctggagtgcaatggcgcgatctcagctcactgcaacctccgcctcctgggttcaggcaattctcctgcctcagcctcctgagtagctgggattacaggcacgcaccaccatgcccagctaattttttgtatttttagtagagatggggtttcaccatgttgaccagggtggtctcaatctcttgacctcgtgatccacccgcctcagcctcccaaagtgctgagattacaggcttgagccaccgcacccggcttttttgttttttgtttttttaatggagatggggtttctccatgttggccaggctggtctcaaacgcctgaccttgtgatctgtctgccttggcctcccaaagtgctggtattacaggcataagccaccaagccaGGCCTTCCCGTGCTTTTCTTGGTGTGGACTCACCACCACTGTGACTACCATATTATCTTTTTCTGTCATAACTTTTCATATACCACTCGTtcaattagcaaatatttattgagggcctacCATATTCCAAGTACTGTTCTAGGCACTAGGGATGCAGCTGTAATTATAA from the Saimiri boliviensis isolate mSaiBol1 chromosome 4, mSaiBol1.pri, whole genome shotgun sequence genome contains:
- the ZSCAN23 gene encoding zinc finger and SCAN domain-containing protein 23 isoform X1, yielding MSITLTLQTAEMQEGLLAVKVKEEEEEHSFGPESGLSRNNPHTREIFRRRFRQFCYQETPGPREALRRLQELCHQWLRPEMHTKEQILELLVLEQFLTILPEELQAWVREHRPLSGEEAVTVLEDLERELDEPGEQVLTHAYDEEEFVKEKATPRSAQESSNGQFQALEEQRQYNLREVCPVQEMDGKAGTWNVELAPKKEISQEVKSLVQVPGKLNGNITQMPEYGDICDHEGRLEKQRVSSSVERPYICSECGKSFTQNSILIEHQRTHTGEKPYECAECGRAFSQRSGLFQHQRLHTGEKRYQCSVCGKAFSQNAGLFHHLRIHTGEKPYQCNQCSKSFSRRSVLIKHQRIHTGERPYECEECGKNFIYHCNLIQHRKVHPVAESS
- the ZSCAN23 gene encoding zinc finger and SCAN domain-containing protein 23 isoform X2, which encodes MSITLTLQTAEMQEGLLAVKVKEEEEEHSFGPESGLSRNNPHTREIFRRRFRQFCYQETPGPREALRRLQELCHQWLRPEMHTKEQILELLVLEQFLTILPEELQAWVREHRPLSGEEAVTVLEDLERELDEPGEQVLTHAYDEEEFVKEKATPRSAQESSNGQFQALEEQHGKAGTWNVELAPKKEISQEVKSLVQVPGKLNGNITQMPEYGDICDHEGRLEKQRVSSSVERPYICSECGKSFTQNSILIEHQRTHTGEKPYECAECGRAFSQRSGLFQHQRLHTGEKRYQCSVCGKAFSQNAGLFHHLRIHTGEKPYQCNQCSKSFSRRSVLIKHQRIHTGERPYECEECGKNFIYHCNLIQHRKVHPVAESS